The sequence TGCGGCCCTCGAGGGTGTAGAGCGCGTGGTTGATGTCGCCCACGCGGTGGCCGCCCGCCTGGTCGGCGAGGGCGACGATGCCCGAGAAGAGGGGGCTCGCCTCGCTGGTGCCGCCGCTGACGTCCCAGCCGGTGGCGGTCGGGTCGTAGCTGGAGTAGATCCAGGCACCGCCGTTGACCGCGGCGGCCATCGAGATGTCCGGGGTGCCGCGGCGGGTGCCGACGACGTTCTTCACCCCGTCCTGGAAGGCCGGCCGGGTGAAGACGTGGGACTGGCCGCCGCCGCCCGCGCCGTTGTCGTTGTAGACGCTGTCCGGCTTGACGCGCTCACCCTTGTCGTTCAGGTGGAGCTGGGTGCCGCCGATGGAGGTGACCAGCGGGTCCGCGGAGGGCCAGGAGTTGACGCGGTACTTGTAGTAGCTCTTGCCGTCCGCGGTCTGGTCGGTGGCGCCGCCGTCGCCGGAGGAGGCGAGGACGGTCACGTGCTTGCGGGCCGCGTCCTCGAAGGCGTACCGCAGCTTCTTGATGCTGGAGAAGTCGCCCTTGTCGAAGCCGGGGAAGGTGTTCTCCGTGGCACCGAAGCTCTGGCTGATGACGTCGCCGACACCGTGGTCGATCATGTACTTCTCGGCGTCCATCATCTCCGGCAGACCGGTGGTGCCCTCGGTCTCGGCGACGGCCGTCTCCACCAGGACGATCTTCGCGTCCGGCGCGACGGCGTGGGCCATCTCGACGTCGAGGGTGCTCTCGCCGGCCCAGCCGGTCATGTCGGAGTTCTTGGGGTCGAACGGGGGCACCTTGCCCCACTTGACGACGTCGACCTTGGTGCTCTTCAGCCCGAACTGCTTGCTGTAGACGTCGAGATC comes from Streptomyces sp. FXJ1.172 and encodes:
- a CDS encoding S53 family peptidase; this translates as MHIARTGRGVAVSAAASAALVAAALATTSSAGATSAAPAAVPHTFAAPAVAGHGLVHGVASPLPIAQCQAKWHINCYNPLQYRTAYNLNALYKKGITGKGRTIVIVDSFGSPTIQHDLDVYSKQFGLKSTKVDVVKWGKVPPFDPKNSDMTGWAGESTLDVEMAHAVAPDAKIVLVETAVAETEGTTGLPEMMDAEKYMIDHGVGDVISQSFGATENTFPGFDKGDFSSIKKLRYAFEDAARKHVTVLASSGDGGATDQTADGKSYYKYRVNSWPSADPLVTSIGGTQLHLNDKGERVKPDSVYNDNGAGGGGQSHVFTRPAFQDGVKNVVGTRRGTPDISMAAAVNGGAWIYSSYDPTATGWDVSGGTSEASPLFSGIVALADQAGGHRVGDINHALYTLEGRKGSGVVDVNDGTDNTYQGVQGYKAVKGYDMATGVGTLNALTFVPALAKASHG